One genomic region from Microcystis panniformis FACHB-1757 encodes:
- a CDS encoding urease accessory protein UreD — MWQGNLELIYKQKNLATEINHVYATAPLKVQRPFYPEGKNLCHTVILHTAGGIVGGDILQQKIHLQAATNALITTASAGKVYHSNGQMAQQLIEIKIDDNASLEWLPQETIIFNGAVFRQHLRVDLGENSSWLGWEITRFGRSARGEKFLAGEWHSNWEIWRSGQPLWLDRSFLLGGKMIEGFSGLNNSAMIGTLVYIGQPVGRDLIEKVRDFSLEGEMGVTSTLGDGLLCRYRGNSSGEVRQWFQQVWQILRREMSDREAIIPRVWLSW, encoded by the coding sequence ATGTGGCAGGGAAACCTAGAACTAATTTACAAGCAAAAAAATCTCGCAACCGAGATTAATCACGTCTATGCTACCGCCCCTTTAAAAGTACAAAGACCCTTTTATCCTGAAGGAAAAAATCTTTGTCATACGGTGATTTTACATACGGCGGGGGGAATAGTTGGCGGTGATATTCTTCAACAAAAAATTCATCTCCAAGCCGCTACTAATGCCCTGATTACCACTGCTTCTGCTGGAAAAGTTTACCATAGTAACGGTCAGATGGCCCAGCAATTAATCGAGATTAAAATCGATGACAATGCCAGTTTAGAATGGCTACCCCAAGAAACAATTATCTTTAATGGTGCGGTATTTCGCCAACATTTACGAGTGGATTTAGGGGAAAATAGCAGTTGGTTGGGATGGGAAATTACCCGTTTTGGTCGCAGTGCGCGAGGCGAGAAATTTTTAGCGGGAGAATGGCATTCTAATTGGGAAATTTGGCGATCGGGACAACCTTTATGGCTCGATCGCTCCTTCCTGTTGGGTGGTAAAATGATCGAGGGATTTTCTGGTTTAAATAATAGTGCCATGATCGGTACTTTAGTTTATATCGGTCAACCAGTGGGAAGAGATTTAATCGAGAAAGTGAGAGATTTTTCCCTAGAAGGAGAGATGGGAGTTACTAGCACTTTAGGAGATGGTCTTTTATGTCGTTATCGGGGTAATTCTAGCGGTGAAGTGCGACAATGGTTTCAGCAGGTTTGGCAAATTTTAAGGCGAGAAATGAGCGATCGAGAGGCAATTATTCCGCGAGTTTGGTTATCTTGGTAA